The following proteins come from a genomic window of Acidimicrobiales bacterium:
- a CDS encoding glutathione peroxidase: MKNETWVAVPASDVQPGERVRMPSGEEITATRVARPFMGMDALVALIEDTPDRWFKQPLSADAEIHVRRGANGSLTDVPVRTLAARPTTLAEHDGKELLIVNLASKCGLTPQYAGLERLHQRYAERGFSVLGFPCNQFGGQEPGTAEEINEFCSTTYSVTFPVYEKADVNGANRHPVFDILTAAPDAAGHAGEVEWNFEKFIVSPLGDVVARFRPAIDPEAPEVIAAIEAALPASPTM; encoded by the coding sequence ATGAAGAACGAGACGTGGGTTGCCGTCCCTGCCTCTGACGTCCAGCCCGGTGAACGGGTGCGGATGCCATCCGGTGAGGAGATCACCGCAACCCGCGTCGCCCGCCCGTTCATGGGCATGGACGCCCTGGTCGCCCTCATCGAGGACACGCCGGACCGATGGTTCAAACAGCCGCTCTCCGCCGACGCAGAGATCCATGTCCGGCGGGGGGCAAACGGCTCCCTCACTGATGTGCCGGTCCGGACCCTGGCCGCCAGGCCAACCACGCTTGCGGAACACGACGGGAAGGAGCTCCTCATTGTCAACCTGGCGTCGAAGTGCGGGCTGACACCGCAGTACGCCGGGCTCGAACGGCTCCACCAGCGGTACGCCGAGCGCGGGTTCTCGGTGCTCGGGTTCCCGTGCAACCAGTTCGGCGGACAGGAACCGGGGACAGCCGAGGAAATCAACGAGTTCTGCTCGACGACCTACTCGGTCACTTTTCCGGTCTACGAGAAGGCGGACGTCAACGGGGCTAACCGCCACCCAGTGTTCGACATCCTTACCGCCGCGCCCGACGCCGCGGGCCACGCCGGCGAAGTGGAATGGAACTTCGAGAAGTTCATCGTCTCGCCCCTTGGCGACGTTGTCGCCCGCTTCCGACCAGCGATCGATCCCGAGGCGCCCGAGGTCATTGCCGCGATCGAGGCCGCACTGCCAGCCTCGCCAACCATGTAG
- a CDS encoding acyl-CoA thioesterase domain-containing protein, with protein sequence MPELPVPRTLAELLDLEVLDRDLFRGVNVGMNRHRLFGGQVAAQALRAAGLTVPDDRFPHSFHGYFLRQGRSDRAVILHVDRDRDGGTFSARHVRAVQDGEVIFSMLASFTVERPGGEFEALARSDRPPPAAGDRVERLLLLDVVEINPLAMKNGRVTHPDALWIRARDPLPDDRLLRACAIAYVSDLGTGFGQVEVEGVGTGGPSIDHVMWFRRDVDPCDWLLLHLQPGAAAGGLGVYTGTVRDCEGRLAALLAQEMLLRAPSQQELEQLAEIAELRRRSSPHREEG encoded by the coding sequence GTGCCCGAGCTCCCCGTCCCTCGAACGCTGGCCGAGCTGCTCGACCTCGAGGTCCTCGACCGCGACCTGTTCCGTGGCGTCAACGTCGGGATGAACCGGCACCGGCTGTTCGGCGGGCAGGTGGCGGCGCAGGCGTTGCGGGCCGCCGGACTCACGGTTCCGGACGACCGCTTTCCCCACTCGTTCCACGGCTACTTCCTCCGGCAGGGCCGGTCCGACCGAGCCGTGATCCTCCACGTCGACCGGGATCGCGACGGCGGGACGTTCTCGGCCCGGCACGTGCGGGCCGTACAGGACGGCGAGGTGATCTTCTCGATGCTGGCTTCGTTCACGGTCGAGCGTCCCGGGGGAGAGTTCGAGGCACTGGCGAGGTCTGACCGCCCGCCGCCCGCCGCCGGGGACCGTGTAGAGCGCCTGCTCCTGCTCGACGTCGTGGAGATCAACCCGTTGGCGATGAAGAACGGCCGCGTAACCCACCCCGACGCTTTGTGGATCCGCGCTCGCGACCCGCTACCTGACGACCGCCTGCTGCGGGCGTGCGCCATCGCCTACGTCTCCGATCTGGGCACCGGATTCGGCCAGGTTGAGGTCGAGGGCGTCGGCACCGGTGGACCGAGCATCGACCACGTGATGTGGTTCCGCCGCGATGTGGATCCGTGCGACTGGCTGCTCCTCCACCTGCAGCCCGGCGCCGCCGCCGGAGGACTCGGCGTCTACACGGGGACCGTACGCGACTGCGAAGGCCGGCTGGCGGCGTTGCTTGCCCAGGAGATGCTACTGCGAGCACCGAGCCAGCAGGAGCTGGAGCAGCTCGCTGAGATAGCCGAGCTCCGACGGAGGTCCAGCCCTCACCGCGAGGAAGGGTGA